The following are from one region of the candidate division KSB1 bacterium genome:
- the dapB gene encoding 4-hydroxy-tetrahydrodipicolinate reductase: MNIAILGYGRMGKEVERQAALRGHRITAVFDVNDHFSRDSDCRGAEVLISFVTADAVIDNARAAALLGLPLVEGTTGWYDRMEEVRAIPDLTMLYSPNFSIGVYLFTLIVGRTAQLLANTCAYDCFIHEIHHRGKADSPSGTAKKLAEVVLKNFPDKKKVLAETSRGVIDPEALHVTSSRAGRVPGTHMVCFDSDADEILLQHTAHGREGFALGAVRAAEWLVGRKGIFTMDDFMNDIAPLGK, from the coding sequence ATGAACATCGCCATTTTGGGGTACGGGCGCATGGGCAAAGAGGTCGAACGCCAGGCGGCCCTGCGCGGCCATCGTATCACGGCAGTTTTCGATGTCAACGACCATTTCAGCCGCGACAGCGACTGCCGCGGCGCCGAAGTGCTGATCAGCTTTGTCACGGCGGATGCTGTAATCGATAATGCCCGTGCGGCTGCGCTGCTCGGACTCCCGCTCGTCGAAGGAACTACCGGATGGTATGATCGTATGGAGGAGGTGCGCGCCATTCCTGACCTGACCATGCTCTACAGTCCCAACTTTTCCATCGGCGTCTATCTGTTTACCTTGATCGTCGGACGGACTGCGCAACTGTTGGCGAACACTTGCGCGTATGACTGTTTCATTCATGAAATTCACCATCGCGGCAAAGCCGACAGTCCAAGCGGTACGGCGAAAAAGCTTGCCGAAGTGGTTCTAAAGAATTTTCCGGACAAGAAAAAAGTCCTCGCCGAGACCAGCCGCGGCGTCATTGATCCTGAAGCGCTTCATGTCACTTCATCGCGTGCCGGTCGAGTGCCCGGAACCCACATGGTATGCTTTGATTCGGATGCCGATGAGATTTTGCTGCAGCATACGGCCCACGGACGCGAGGGCTTTGCATTGGGCGCGGTTCGCGCCGCCGAATGGCTGGTGGGACGCAAAGGCATTTTCACGATGGATGATTTTATGAACGACATTGCCCCATTGGGCAAATGA
- the dapA gene encoding 4-hydroxy-tetrahydrodipicolinate synthase — protein sequence MSKESSHFRGVTVALITPFKSDFSVDEARLRRLVDWHIEQGTDVILACGTTGESATLSHEEHRRVIDIVIEQAAKRIPVLAGAGSNCTDEAVSLTVHAEQSGADGILSVAPYYNKPTQRGLYEHFKAIAQATKLPVILYNVPGRTSSNIAAETVLQLAEIPNIVGIKEASGNFSQIMEILRRRPQGFLVLSGDDALTLPMMALGAEGVVSVVANEAPAMMKQMVLAAANGDWDSARALHFKLLPLMEANFWESNPIPVKAACAMMGLAEDVLRLPLVPMSEANREKLRRLLLELGLIS from the coding sequence ATGAGCAAAGAGAGCAGCCATTTCCGCGGCGTTACCGTGGCGCTGATTACGCCCTTCAAAAGCGATTTTTCGGTGGATGAGGCGCGACTGCGGCGCCTGGTCGATTGGCACATCGAGCAGGGGACCGACGTTATTCTCGCCTGCGGCACTACGGGCGAGAGCGCTACCTTGAGTCATGAAGAGCATCGACGGGTGATCGACATCGTCATCGAGCAGGCGGCAAAACGAATTCCGGTACTGGCGGGTGCCGGCAGCAATTGCACGGACGAAGCCGTTTCGCTCACCGTACATGCAGAACAATCCGGCGCCGACGGCATCCTCTCCGTCGCCCCCTACTACAACAAGCCGACACAACGCGGTCTGTACGAACACTTTAAAGCGATTGCACAGGCAACCAAACTGCCGGTGATTCTTTACAACGTGCCGGGCCGCACGAGCAGCAATATTGCCGCGGAAACGGTGCTGCAGCTTGCAGAAATCCCGAACATCGTCGGCATAAAAGAGGCGAGCGGTAATTTTTCGCAGATCATGGAGATCTTGCGCCGCAGACCGCAGGGATTTCTGGTCCTCTCCGGCGATGATGCTTTGACGCTGCCGATGATGGCGCTCGGCGCCGAGGGCGTCGTTTCCGTCGTTGCCAATGAAGCGCCTGCCATGATGAAGCAGATGGTTCTTGCAGCGGCAAACGGTGATTGGGATTCCGCACGCGCCCTGCATTTTAAATTGTTACCGCTCATGGAAGCAAATTTTTGGGAGAGCAATCCCATTCCGGTCAAAGCTGCCTGCGCCATGATGGGTTTGGCGGAAGACGTGCTGCGGCTGCCTTTGGTGCCGATGAGCGAGGCCAACCGCGAAAAATTGCGGCGGCTGCTGCTCGAACTCGGTCTGATCTCATGA
- the dapF gene encoding diaminopimelate epimerase, whose product MKFFKYHGLGNDYLVLDPAQVGRELTPSEVRLICHRNYGLGSDGILWGPLPSGRAEFGLRIFNPDGSEAEKSGNGLRIFSRFLYDSGLVKDQPFRLDTLGGVVCAQVLENGRMVQVEMGRVTFDSREIPVTGPPREVLNETMTIKDREFRFCAASIGNPHCVLPLQEVSEELARTYGPLIETNERFPNRTNVQFMQVLDRGNIRIEIWERGAGYTLASGSSSCAAAAVARRLGLVDSQVTVHMPGGQLKISIGEDFSINMTGPVVRVGQGEIDAEAFAVTVD is encoded by the coding sequence TTGAAATTTTTCAAATACCACGGATTAGGGAACGACTATCTTGTGCTGGATCCCGCTCAAGTCGGCCGTGAGTTGACGCCGTCCGAAGTTCGCTTAATCTGCCATCGCAATTACGGCCTCGGGTCGGACGGCATTCTCTGGGGCCCCCTGCCGAGCGGACGCGCCGAATTCGGCCTGCGCATTTTCAATCCGGACGGCAGCGAGGCGGAAAAGTCCGGCAATGGTCTGCGCATTTTCAGCCGCTTCCTTTACGACAGCGGCTTGGTTAAGGATCAGCCTTTTCGGCTGGACACGCTCGGCGGCGTGGTCTGTGCGCAGGTATTGGAGAACGGGAGGATGGTTCAGGTCGAAATGGGACGGGTAACGTTCGACAGCCGCGAAATCCCGGTCACCGGTCCGCCGCGTGAAGTTCTCAACGAAACAATGACGATTAAAGACCGAGAATTCCGCTTTTGCGCCGCTTCCATCGGCAATCCGCACTGCGTTCTGCCTTTACAGGAGGTGTCGGAAGAACTGGCGCGCACCTACGGCCCGCTCATTGAAACAAACGAGCGTTTTCCGAACCGAACCAATGTGCAGTTTATGCAGGTCCTCGACCGCGGCAACATCCGCATCGAGATTTGGGAGCGGGGCGCCGGCTATACCTTGGCCTCCGGAAGCTCGAGCTGCGCCGCTGCCGCCGTCGCAAGAAGGCTCGGCTTGGTCGACTCCCAAGTTACCGTACACATGCCGGGAGGACAGCTCAAAATTTCCATTGGAGAAGATTTCAGCATCAATATGACCGGCCCTGTGGTGCGCGTGGGGCAAGGTGAAATCGATGCGGAAGCGTTTGCCGTGACCGTAGATTGA
- a CDS encoding LL-diaminopimelate aminotransferase, with protein sequence MAKLNRNYDQLAAGYLFPEIARRVRAFAAEHPNVKIMRLGIGNTTEPLTPTVVKALHYGVERLAHRETYRGYADDSTGEPEMKKALQEFYRRRGIELDLSEIFVSDGAKPDSGNIQSIFGPDNVVAVQDPAYPVYVDSNVIAGRSSGYDAQKGLYKGFIYMPCTAENEFFPDLPKQKVDLIYLCSPNNPTGAVARKEQLSRFVDYARAEKAVIIFDAAYSAFIRDPNLPHSIYEIPGAKECAIEINSFSKIAGFTGVRLGWSIVPRDLLTEDAPAGKANALWTRRQNTFFNGASNIVQWGGIAALSEEGWKECLALADYYLYNAHLIKTGLQEIGFICYGGDNAPYVWVKTPNGLSSWEFFDVLLHQAHVVGTPGAGFGPSGEGYLRLSAFGHREDVEEAVESIRKNIRLN encoded by the coding sequence ATGGCCAAACTAAACCGGAATTACGATCAGCTCGCAGCGGGATACCTTTTCCCCGAGATCGCCAGAAGGGTGCGCGCTTTTGCTGCCGAACACCCGAACGTAAAGATCATGAGACTGGGCATCGGCAACACCACCGAACCCTTGACGCCGACGGTGGTCAAAGCGCTTCATTACGGTGTCGAGCGCCTTGCCCATCGGGAAACCTATCGCGGTTACGCTGACGATTCAACCGGCGAACCGGAGATGAAAAAGGCGCTGCAGGAGTTTTACCGAAGAAGGGGTATTGAACTCGACCTTTCGGAGATCTTTGTTTCCGACGGTGCTAAACCGGATTCCGGCAACATCCAGAGCATCTTTGGGCCCGACAACGTCGTTGCCGTTCAAGATCCTGCCTATCCGGTCTATGTCGATTCGAATGTGATCGCCGGACGCAGCAGCGGCTATGACGCGCAAAAAGGACTCTATAAGGGCTTCATCTACATGCCTTGTACGGCGGAGAACGAGTTCTTTCCCGATCTCCCCAAACAAAAGGTGGATTTAATCTATCTCTGCAGTCCGAACAACCCCACCGGCGCAGTAGCGCGAAAAGAGCAGTTGTCCCGCTTTGTCGATTATGCGCGCGCCGAAAAAGCCGTGATTATCTTTGACGCCGCCTATTCGGCCTTTATTCGCGATCCGAATCTGCCGCATTCCATCTATGAAATTCCCGGCGCCAAAGAGTGCGCCATCGAGATCAACAGCTTTTCGAAAATTGCCGGCTTTACCGGCGTACGCCTCGGATGGAGTATCGTTCCCAGGGATTTGCTCACAGAAGACGCGCCCGCCGGCAAGGCGAACGCGTTGTGGACGCGGCGGCAGAATACGTTTTTCAACGGCGCTTCCAATATCGTTCAGTGGGGCGGCATTGCCGCACTTTCCGAGGAGGGGTGGAAAGAGTGTTTGGCGCTGGCGGACTATTATCTGTACAATGCGCACCTCATCAAAACCGGACTGCAGGAGATCGGCTTTATATGCTACGGCGGCGATAATGCTCCCTATGTCTGGGTCAAGACGCCTAACGGTCTCAGCTCATGGGAATTTTTCGACGTTTTGCTGCATCAGGCGCATGTCGTCGGAACGCCGGGCGCCGGTTTCGGCCCCAGCGGTGAAGGCTATCTGCGTTTAAGCGCCTTCGGCCACCGAGAAGACGTCGAAGAAGCCGTGGAAAGCATCCGGAAAAACATTCGATTGAACTGA
- a CDS encoding diaminopimelate decarboxylase, translating into MNLLPYSGVNSQIIAEAAQRFGTPLYLYDEQTIVHKCRELLEMPNAFGLRVSYAMKANANRAILQLIANMGLHFDLSSVYEGLRAHAAGIPYDRMMLTTQDVPTGEARLQLQEMMLQGMKYNVCSRRQLELVADFAAEHRLKLALRIHPGVGAGESVTRNTGDKYSCFGIHMDDLESCLDFAARKGLIFDEVHTHIGSGGDPHLWRENIDRELGYVEKYFPDAETVNLGGGFKEARMPDEKPADIQDLGRYARDRFQAFFLRTGRKLRMAVEPGTFIMANAGFLVTSVLDKKSTGDDGFKFIIADGGMETNTRPLLYGSRHPFYVVSQDGRLLSSEFDLSELYPETDYRVVVGRCCESGDSQSLDAQGHIIPRLMADPKIGDYLVIGGAGAYVSYMTLVNYNSYLQPPEVLLRRDGSLQLIRRRQTLEQMVANELPLNV; encoded by the coding sequence ATGAATCTTTTACCTTACAGCGGCGTGAACAGCCAAATCATTGCCGAAGCGGCGCAACGCTTCGGAACCCCGCTCTATTTATACGATGAGCAGACCATCGTTCATAAATGTCGCGAGTTGCTTGAAATGCCCAATGCTTTCGGTCTGCGCGTGAGCTATGCCATGAAGGCGAACGCCAACCGCGCCATCCTTCAGCTGATAGCGAACATGGGCCTGCATTTCGACCTCAGTTCGGTTTACGAAGGGCTTCGCGCCCATGCCGCCGGCATTCCTTATGACCGCATGATGTTGACCACTCAGGATGTTCCGACCGGTGAGGCGCGCCTGCAGTTGCAGGAGATGATGCTGCAGGGTATGAAGTATAACGTCTGCTCGCGCCGCCAGTTGGAACTTGTCGCCGATTTTGCCGCGGAGCATCGCCTCAAGCTTGCTCTGCGCATTCATCCCGGCGTCGGAGCCGGAGAATCGGTCACCCGCAACACCGGCGACAAATACAGCTGTTTCGGCATCCATATGGACGATCTCGAATCTTGCCTCGATTTTGCCGCCCGAAAAGGGCTGATCTTTGACGAAGTCCATACCCACATCGGTTCCGGCGGCGACCCGCATCTATGGCGTGAGAACATTGATCGCGAGTTGGGATATGTCGAAAAGTATTTCCCGGATGCGGAAACGGTCAATCTCGGCGGTGGTTTTAAAGAGGCCCGCATGCCGGACGAAAAGCCCGCGGATATTCAGGATTTAGGCCGCTACGCCCGCGATCGGTTTCAGGCCTTTTTTCTACGCACCGGACGAAAGTTGCGGATGGCCGTCGAGCCGGGAACTTTTATTATGGCAAATGCCGGCTTTTTAGTGACCTCGGTACTCGACAAAAAGTCGACTGGAGACGACGGCTTTAAATTCATCATCGCCGACGGCGGCATGGAAACCAACACGCGGCCGCTTCTTTACGGTTCGCGGCATCCGTTTTACGTTGTCTCGCAGGACGGAAGGCTACTTTCCAGCGAATTTGATCTGAGCGAGCTGTATCCCGAAACCGATTATCGCGTCGTGGTGGGGCGATGCTGCGAGAGCGGTGATTCGCAGAGCCTCGATGCCCAGGGTCACATCATTCCCCGGCTGATGGCTGATCCTAAAATCGGCGACTATCTCGTCATCGGCGGCGCCGGCGCTTATGTTTCGTACATGACGTTGGTCAATTACAACTCTTACCTGCAGCCGCCTGAAGTGCTGCTGAGGCGGGACGGATCTCTGCAGCTGATCCGCCGCAGGCAGACATTGGAGCAGATGGTCGCCAACGAGCTTCCGCTCAACGTATAA
- a CDS encoding DUF5060 domain-containing protein, with amino-acid sequence MQGIKLFCLFLISPFALWGLTVTLSPTPVPRYHVLEITFDENVSIANPYDQSVDAVFVSPGRIEVPVSGFYDGDRQWKIRFMPDRIGQWQVRWRFGNAAGASEFTCTAQTHPKIHGHIRIDPYNPRKLRYEDGTPLFWHGGKYLCIMRPFGTNDLQELSYPERLDTQTYLSLCRKYFQDISQLGLNGAVFKVQVLPLDYNLRDMNLAFFKAMDEIVQAAMWNGINLQITLFDVWGKRKQNTDWSLQTPASADWLLLEPWNEYTFTKETKFYLEYIVKRYAAFPNIIWELWNEAEKFKFSAARQTEVYRRIIQQADPYNLLIGASEMYTAPYGLDLCHAHLRYKCWPDQWDFMYWAIHNDKRYAPYYFKYNMPYIWNEIGPWENDATHFYTEEDYRNWHRATFWSALTLGAAGISEEHWSDIRSLPNEITRQHSFFIRFVDQLQDVNALQSSDELRLLNGKGFLCRRGDDELVAYLFTQQNKSRIEFDLYLGKTTLGYRFYNPKTGEWLGNSTRYEARAEGWHRFKTPTFDQDIVFYAFKETVTPSTPVEWGKLEVRIQRDTVLLFWQTLSESNNLGFEIYRRLGNGSPERVGFMPGAGTSNEPKEYSFAHRPPFAARWTFIIRQIDTDGSFQEQSLEADFAPVATGPYPNPANGCVVFPNPLGKEAIQLVIFDTLGRMIWKEKAAEPLLIWDGKTFQGEPAPSGIYFYVIHSPESERIVAKGKISFIR; translated from the coding sequence ATGCAGGGCATCAAACTTTTTTGCCTTTTTCTCATTTCCCCTTTTGCTCTTTGGGGATTGACCGTCACGCTCTCTCCGACGCCGGTACCCCGTTATCATGTCCTTGAGATAACTTTTGACGAAAATGTCTCGATCGCCAATCCGTATGATCAGTCTGTCGATGCAGTCTTTGTCTCTCCAGGCCGCATCGAGGTTCCCGTGAGCGGCTTCTATGACGGAGACAGGCAATGGAAGATCCGGTTTATGCCGGACCGGATCGGTCAATGGCAGGTTCGCTGGCGTTTCGGCAACGCTGCCGGTGCAAGCGAATTTACCTGCACGGCGCAAACCCACCCTAAAATTCATGGCCATATCCGCATCGACCCCTACAATCCGCGCAAACTGCGCTATGAAGACGGCACACCCCTCTTCTGGCACGGCGGAAAATATCTTTGCATCATGCGGCCTTTCGGGACCAACGATCTGCAGGAATTAAGCTATCCGGAAAGACTCGACACACAAACCTATCTCTCTCTTTGTCGAAAATACTTTCAAGACATTTCCCAATTGGGACTGAACGGTGCGGTTTTCAAGGTTCAGGTGCTCCCTTTGGATTACAACTTACGCGATATGAATCTCGCTTTCTTTAAGGCCATGGATGAAATCGTCCAAGCGGCAATGTGGAACGGCATCAACCTTCAGATAACGCTCTTTGATGTATGGGGCAAGCGTAAACAAAATACCGATTGGTCCCTGCAAACGCCGGCTTCGGCAGATTGGCTTCTTTTGGAGCCTTGGAATGAATATACTTTTACAAAAGAGACAAAATTCTATCTCGAATATATTGTCAAGAGATATGCGGCCTTTCCAAATATCATTTGGGAACTTTGGAACGAAGCGGAAAAATTCAAATTTTCCGCAGCCAGGCAAACGGAGGTTTATCGCAGAATCATTCAGCAGGCCGATCCATACAATCTCTTAATCGGAGCCTCAGAGATGTATACAGCGCCCTACGGCTTGGATCTTTGCCATGCGCATCTGCGCTATAAGTGCTGGCCGGATCAATGGGACTTTATGTATTGGGCGATTCATAACGACAAGAGATATGCTCCATATTACTTTAAATATAACATGCCTTACATTTGGAATGAAATCGGCCCGTGGGAGAACGATGCGACGCACTTTTATACCGAAGAGGATTATCGCAATTGGCACCGCGCCACGTTCTGGTCGGCGTTGACGCTCGGCGCCGCGGGCATTTCCGAAGAACATTGGAGCGACATTCGTTCTCTCCCCAACGAGATTACCCGTCAGCATTCTTTTTTCATCCGCTTTGTCGATCAGCTTCAAGATGTCAATGCTCTCCAATCATCCGACGAGTTAAGACTTTTAAATGGAAAAGGCTTTCTTTGTCGCCGCGGCGATGATGAACTCGTCGCTTATCTTTTTACACAACAAAACAAAAGCCGCATCGAATTCGATCTATACTTGGGGAAAACGACCCTCGGTTATCGCTTCTATAATCCCAAGACGGGCGAGTGGCTCGGCAACAGCACGCGTTACGAGGCGCGCGCCGAAGGATGGCATCGCTTCAAGACGCCGACATTCGATCAGGACATTGTCTTTTATGCGTTTAAAGAAACTGTCACTCCGTCAACTCCAGTGGAATGGGGAAAATTGGAAGTGCGGATACAGAGGGATACGGTCCTGCTTTTCTGGCAGACGCTTTCCGAGAGTAATAACTTGGGCTTTGAAATCTATCGCAGACTTGGAAACGGCTCACCGGAGCGCGTCGGTTTTATGCCGGGTGCGGGGACTTCCAACGAGCCAAAAGAGTACTCTTTTGCACATCGGCCGCCTTTTGCCGCACGCTGGACTTTTATCATCCGGCAGATTGATACCGACGGCTCCTTCCAAGAGCAGTCTTTAGAGGCGGATTTCGCGCCTGTCGCTACCGGTCCCTATCCCAACCCTGCAAACGGATGCGTCGTGTTTCCCAATCCCTTGGGAAAAGAGGCCATTCAGCTTGTCATTTTTGACACGCTCGGCCGGATGATTTGGAAGGAAAAAGCGGCGGAACCGCTCTTAATTTGGGACGGAAAAACTTTTCAGGGAGAACCAGCCCCATCCGGAATTTATTTTTATGTCATTCATTCGCCGGAAAGTGAGCGAATCGTAGCCAAGGGGAAAATCAGCTTTATACGTTGA
- a CDS encoding M23 family metallopeptidase, with product MHNKRFKLIYFSTGGSEVREFSLDLRKVIVLSSAFVVCFAALLIGIIALFTNYFHNSNIASLKKSNTQLRQMLAEMEKKVKKIETNVEVIKSSDQQLRQILDMTDYTEDERKLGRGGLASSEYTLASIQPSTVDANVVNAARIAKFLDDLDRRLEFVQKSREEIEKKEKENQSLWNHIPSINPVQGEYRFTDSFGWRVHPLTRIRQYHEGQDISAKRGTPVVAAADGRVTTVVGKHDPNRSYGRYIAIDHGEGYLTLYAHLKTVEVKEGQEVRRGQVIGTVGDTGSATGPHLHYEVHYMGSVQDPLNYILEADQ from the coding sequence ATGCATAACAAACGTTTTAAGCTGATTTATTTTTCGACCGGGGGTTCCGAAGTTCGAGAATTCAGCTTAGATCTAAGAAAAGTAATCGTCCTTTCCAGTGCTTTCGTTGTTTGTTTTGCAGCCCTCTTGATCGGCATTATTGCCCTTTTCACAAATTATTTCCATAATTCAAATATAGCATCGCTGAAAAAATCCAATACGCAGCTCAGGCAGATGCTCGCCGAAATGGAAAAGAAAGTGAAAAAGATCGAAACGAACGTCGAAGTTATCAAGTCTTCGGATCAGCAGCTGCGGCAAATATTGGATATGACCGATTATACGGAAGATGAACGAAAATTAGGAAGAGGCGGATTGGCTTCCTCCGAATATACATTGGCAAGTATTCAGCCGTCGACCGTCGATGCCAACGTTGTAAATGCGGCAAGAATAGCAAAATTTTTGGATGACTTGGATAGACGCCTTGAATTTGTGCAGAAAAGTCGGGAAGAGATTGAAAAGAAGGAAAAAGAGAATCAAAGTCTCTGGAATCATATTCCTTCCATCAATCCGGTCCAGGGTGAATATCGGTTTACGGACAGCTTCGGCTGGCGTGTTCACCCCTTGACCCGAATACGCCAATATCATGAAGGCCAGGATATTTCAGCAAAACGGGGTACGCCGGTTGTAGCCGCGGCAGACGGAAGAGTTACGACCGTAGTAGGAAAGCACGATCCTAATAGAAGTTACGGTAGATACATAGCCATTGACCACGGTGAAGGTTATTTGACACTTTATGCACATCTAAAAACTGTAGAAGTTAAGGAAGGCCAGGAGGTCCGACGCGGACAAGTTATAGGCACGGTAGGAGATACCGGAAGCGCAACCGGACCACATTTGCATTACGAAGTCCATTACATGGGATCTGTTCAAGACCCGCTTAACTATATCCTCGAAGCAGATCAATAA
- a CDS encoding CcmD family protein: MTKLGYLFLAYSAIWTGLFIFLLAILRRLTKLEEQLLELKEKLKR; encoded by the coding sequence ATGACAAAGTTGGGTTATCTTTTTCTTGCCTACTCGGCCATCTGGACGGGACTGTTCATTTTCCTCTTGGCGATCCTACGGCGACTGACCAAGTTGGAGGAACAGCTTTTAGAACTAAAAGAAAAATTAAAACGATGA
- a CDS encoding cytochrome c biogenesis protein — MKKSLVILAAFTYIGMTAALYAAFLYAPTERTMGEIQRIFYFHVPAAWVSFLAFAVVFVGGIAFLRTGKSHWDVLAYSAGEVGVFFLTLVLVSGPLWAKPVWNVFWTWDARLTTSLVLWLIFIVYLMLRSSLPGEKGARFAAVFGIIGFLDVPLVYMSIRWWRTLHPAPVLGGKSGSGLEAPMLATLMIALFGFTLLLILLLYINYKISRAEKDLELFDKEWRNGEI, encoded by the coding sequence ATGAAGAAATCGCTGGTGATACTTGCGGCATTTACCTACATAGGGATGACGGCAGCTCTTTATGCTGCCTTTTTGTACGCGCCGACAGAACGAACCATGGGGGAAATCCAAAGAATTTTCTACTTTCATGTCCCTGCCGCCTGGGTTTCCTTTTTGGCATTTGCCGTCGTGTTTGTCGGTGGCATAGCCTTTCTTCGTACCGGCAAAAGTCATTGGGACGTTCTGGCCTACAGTGCCGGCGAAGTGGGGGTGTTTTTCCTCACTTTGGTGCTTGTCAGCGGTCCTTTATGGGCAAAGCCGGTGTGGAACGTCTTTTGGACTTGGGACGCCCGCCTCACCACCTCACTGGTTCTCTGGTTGATTTTTATCGTTTATCTGATGCTGCGCAGCTCCTTACCAGGCGAAAAGGGAGCGCGATTTGCCGCCGTCTTTGGCATCATCGGTTTTCTGGATGTGCCTCTGGTCTATATGTCCATTCGATGGTGGCGCACCCTCCATCCTGCCCCGGTCTTGGGCGGAAAAAGCGGCAGCGGTCTGGAAGCTCCGATGCTTGCGACCCTGATGATTGCGCTTTTCGGATTTACTCTCCTGCTCATTCTCCTGTTGTACATCAACTATAAAATCTCTCGAGCCGAAAAGGACCTTGAACTTTTTGATAAAGAATGGAGAAACGGCGAAATATGA
- a CDS encoding heme exporter protein CcmB produces MLYKDILVELRSKEILNGMLLFSLVIAVIFGFIFEPGSEELKTAGSGILWILLVFSGNIGLARSFNREYENAMMQGLLLCPIDRSAIFPAKWIGNMIFISFELLILIPLLVVLFDLPLGEHRLGLAAVLLLGVAGYSAVGTLFSTIAAHCRAREVMLPLLLFPVIVPILLAGVKASALLMTDAGLKEAGSWIKILAAVDIIFITASFLLYEHIVEE; encoded by the coding sequence ATTCTTTACAAAGATATCTTGGTGGAATTGCGCAGCAAAGAGATTCTGAACGGTATGCTGCTCTTTTCCCTGGTAATTGCGGTAATCTTTGGCTTTATTTTTGAGCCCGGCTCCGAAGAGCTGAAAACCGCCGGTTCGGGTATTCTATGGATTCTGCTCGTGTTTTCCGGCAACATCGGACTGGCTCGTTCGTTCAACCGCGAATATGAAAACGCCATGATGCAGGGATTGCTTCTCTGCCCAATCGACCGTTCGGCCATTTTTCCAGCCAAATGGATCGGCAATATGATTTTTATTTCTTTCGAACTTTTGATTCTAATCCCGCTCCTTGTTGTATTGTTCGACCTGCCGCTGGGAGAACACCGGCTTGGCTTGGCTGCGGTTCTCCTGCTTGGAGTTGCCGGCTATTCTGCCGTCGGCACGCTTTTTTCGACCATAGCCGCCCACTGCCGAGCGCGGGAGGTGATGTTGCCGCTGCTGCTTTTTCCCGTCATCGTGCCGATTCTGCTTGCGGGAGTAAAAGCATCAGCCCTATTGATGACCGACGCGGGCTTGAAAGAAGCGGGTTCTTGGATTAAAATATTGGCCGCCGTGGACATCATCTTTATTACGGCGTCCTTTTTACTGTATGAACATATTGTGGAAGAGTAA
- the ccmA gene encoding heme ABC exporter ATP-binding protein CcmA: MKADNLCKSFGPACALCDVSFHIDTGEFIAVLGANGAGKTTLIRLLAGLARPSSGEIFIKGLSVRRHAAETRRAVGVMSHHTYLYDDLTAEENLRFYARMFGVPPERAETLLEEVGLWEHRRKRIRTFSRGMAQRASLARALLHDPEILLLDEPFTGLDVYAREKLKSMLDKFLDEKRTVILTLHDIDYALEKAQRVLILRHGRLVCDRPVDRLLRTELMEMLLPSEPSLK, translated from the coding sequence GTGAAAGCAGACAACCTCTGCAAGTCTTTCGGACCTGCGTGCGCTTTATGCGATGTCTCTTTTCACATCGACACAGGGGAATTCATTGCCGTTTTGGGCGCCAACGGCGCCGGAAAAACAACGCTCATCCGGCTGCTGGCAGGTTTGGCGCGGCCGTCATCAGGCGAAATCTTTATCAAAGGGTTATCGGTCCGCCGACATGCAGCGGAAACGAGGCGTGCGGTCGGGGTCATGAGTCACCACACATACCTTTATGACGATCTTACGGCAGAAGAAAACCTCCGTTTCTATGCGCGGATGTTCGGAGTCCCGCCGGAGCGGGCCGAGACTCTGCTTGAAGAAGTTGGGCTTTGGGAACATCGTCGAAAGCGGATCCGAACCTTTTCCCGCGGCATGGCGCAAAGGGCCTCGCTGGCGCGCGCCTTGTTGCACGATCCGGAGATTCTGCTCCTCGACGAACCGTTTACCGGCCTCGACGTGTATGCCCGTGAAAAATTAAAATCGATGTTGGATAAATTTCTCGACGAAAAGCGAACCGTCATCTTGACCCTCCACGACATCGACTATGCGCTCGAAAAGGCGCAACGGGTTCTGATCCTTCGTCACGGCAGACTGGTTTGCGATCGCCCGGTCGATCGACTGCTTAGAACCGAATTAATGGAGATGCTGCTGCCATCCGAACCATCGCTCAAATAG